Proteins from one Telopea speciosissima isolate NSW1024214 ecotype Mountain lineage chromosome 1, Tspe_v1, whole genome shotgun sequence genomic window:
- the LOC122649073 gene encoding tRNA:m(4)X modification enzyme TRM13-like, producing MKRNALYNMTVPEFSELMRKIELIHGSISSEIHELYNIPEVWGMWINKGIDWKLPFQEKHVLQQVSILGNLADFGILENSVGNIVCPNIAEPLCSNGSSGDKVPTVIEFGAGRAYLTQMLADCYGINKVFLVERKSCKLKADRSLRQTENLTLERLRIDI from the coding sequence ATGAAGAGGAATGCATTATATAACATGACCGTCCCAGAATTCTCCGAACTGATGAGAAAGATAGAATTGATTCACGGTTCTATCAGTTCGGAGATTCACGAGTTGTATAACATACCTGAAGTTTGGGGCATGTGGATTAATAAAGGAATAGATTGGAAATTGCCGTTCCAAGAGAAACATGTTCTGCAACAGGTGTCGATTCTCGGGAACTTGGCAGACTTTGGAATATTGGAAAATTCTGTTGGGAACATAGTTTGTCCAAACATTGCAGAACCTTTGTGCTCCAATGGGTCATCCGGGGATAAGGTCCCTACCGTCATTGAGTTTGGGGCAGGGAGAGCATACCTAACACAAATGCTTGCAGATTGTTATGGTATCAATAAAGTGTTTTTAGTCGAACGGAAGTCTTGCAAGCTCAAGGCTGATCGAAGTCTACGACAAACAGAGAACTTGACTTTAGAGCGTTTGAGAATTGACATATAG